In Lolium rigidum isolate FL_2022 chromosome 7, APGP_CSIRO_Lrig_0.1, whole genome shotgun sequence, the DNA window atcattccatgtctttatttatttttaataaaccttgtataaccaattagtgccacctaggtataaaccctaacttgttaattggattagtaccattgatcaccataccACACCATTGAGATCAATCTCAATCATCCAACCTTAGTAGAACCATAGTAATGAACCCTactaccaatcttgtgtagtaattctcatcatatgctcctattcaacaaaaccctacttagaaagtaataacccacttagcttagaaaccattaaagagtatttagtaaagcaaatgtgaagccatagtaaacctaataacaaacctatggaaccatcttaataaccatcctttgatataatgtatatgggaaaccatggtaataaccctaccaatacttgctacatatgaaTCCATTCcacttaaagaacccaactagtttgtattagaaaactaaatgaaaccattagtaaaccctagaagccatagctcctatttaaagtagtcctTATTCTTactaacttgttcttcaaaagttattcttttgaagtacaactgtcaaccaaaccatagaaacccaaagttcttatttgaaatacttattaaatcttaatcaacatgttcttcaaaagttattcttttgaagtataatataagtaatcatcaaccatgtagaTGACAtgctttaaccctaaaaccctagttgctgatcacatgtgatcatgtgagtttcgccttacatagagaaccatattatgtgaccaatgaatccatgcttatgatccactagcataaaccaagtcacatgagattatcatttcatgttcctattcttaattaaaacctatatgattaactagtatcacctaggtataaaccctaacttgctaattggattagtaccattaatcaccactcctatataccataccattaagatcaacctcaatcatcaaaccctagtagcaccataatgataaaccctaatatcaactttgtgtagcaaatcacagcacatgttcctatccaactaaaccttacttaggaaatgataaaccacttagcttagaaactattagagattatttggtaaagcaaatatgaagtcatagtaaactctaactcatagcaacaccttgataaccatcctttgatatgatgcttaggagaaaccacagTAATAAATCTACTAATACtttctacatgtagatcacttctatttaagcaccaaccagtcctattagtaaaccctaatagcacttagctcctatttaaagtagttcatattcttattttaaccttgttcttcaaaagttattcttttgaagtacaaatgttaatcaaaccttagaagccccaatccttctttgaaatactcattaattcttaattaacatgttcttcaaaagttattcttttgaagtataatacaagtaatcatcaaccatgttctatagaacttaaaattgacaagctgttctttacatattattccatcactgttctttatgtgtatgattgttatgatgtcttatatcacttgattatgatgctaatataaccaaaccctaataagaaccttgtttgagaatcattctaaaagtgcaaccaaccagtaaagaaatctttacaactcatcatcctaaatcatcgaggttaggttacgctcgggacgattgcatctcatactatgcattatagcatctttgctagttctttaaacattgtccttaccggacgatgatggtatttcagcatttggagttctcacgtatcgaagcttttgcctgcataatcttgcggtcaagaaaggcaagttcatcgcttgctcatgtcatttgattatttgtatcaaactatatgcaaagtactatacttatcactcatgcattgaaaagcaaagtattattttacaattatgaatatgactatgtggtgggcaatggaaccatggtatgtgttgatatggtggaggttccattgcaatgggttatatcaccctaggattaattaccaatgccgtccagtgattctagcgccgtacaaaccgcgttgaccatgagatctataatggctctggggaagccagccgtatcttttcccttctgcacgccaacggatcggagagctggtggggtgttggaggcactgccgcaataggttgggaaatccttttaaatccccatccattagtgatgataagctcaacgatctatgagggattgtccggagtacaccatgagtaaagccgtattatcgggggaagtctactggaggtgtagggtcggacaaagggtgggtttgcggtcgcggagaaggcggtgtgggcttggatcttacacctggcctcacaccaaaggaagtgtggacgagcatgctactcggttggcaacaaggataagttctcttatgggaaaagtaacgcacctctgcgagaggatatctgaattgtgattgtcactcctgttcgggaagggagctgtgaacgcggcgagaaaggaactccacgaagttccggtcaactctgtgaagacgacgggcatagttttcagaataaaataaaccttttgaagaaatgtttatgaaaacttgcattggcctatgactttctggtctatggctgtagctagtgcatgatacacatattttcctaatatgaacttgctgagtacgctcgtactcattctatctcgtttgaacccccttcttagatcaatgcaccgaaggagaaactaccatggaactcgaagacaaaggagtcaactgcaacaagatgaagaattcaatcaaagaagtcaatggagtcaacttctgcatcagctaaaatgaaaacctagactagtaatagaagggaacctttccctaatcctagcacctaagtagctagaattctatagcaagccaagtagctcttaaacttgagttagcaataagatagactacgagttgttcttcctggagctttatttgaagttttacctcaccttgTAAAGTAGGAGGAGTTTGTGTGGATCTTATGNNNNNNNNNNNNNNNNNNNNNNNNNNNNNNNNNNNNNNNNNNNNNNNNNNNNNNNNNNNNNNNNNNNNNNNNNNNNNNNNNNNNNNNNNNNNNNNNNNNNgcgcccaagcgcgacggaccgaaaaaatcgtcgtaggactttgcctgacgcagtttccacaacagaacccatatcgtcgggttaggcccatgggcgacgaaaaataccccttagcggacgattttgagacgttgtctatcagaacttttcttgtagtgttgtgctagcatcattgccctttgattttttgccggatgtGCACTTTCTTTTATTGTGGCCCTTATTATTGCAcgatccacaattagttggctcgcgagcttcTTGGAATAACCTGTTTCcggaatgaccccatctatccatatctccgtgatacctctttgtctttcttcttccacgtttcacaaccttccatttcggatctggccaaacttgcacaccatgatactccggccattgtgattgatccaagtaaggacaaaaccttggatcccatgtcctctttgtggcttcaattgagaactcggactcccgaacggtgagcgggttattgtagtcgacacgtctagtgcgtgccgctgttagcaagtgggagcaagccaaatgaagcaaagagggcctcctacatgtgcattcacatgtctttagggacacacggaaagcccggcctccgtgttggacaccaccttgtgtggtgcctcccggctcattcacttggtaaacccagtcaacattatcataacatgtagccgtttgggagtcggccttcctcgcctgaaaatccatgaactcttgaaccttctttgggaactcggaattcaaagcaatttccttctccgtttcatcggtgtagttctggaaatagactttcaacttctcgaatgtgtattgaatgattgccatcacgggcaatgcacggacacccttcaacacattgttgaagcactcggccatgttgcttgtcatttggccatatctcctcccatcctcatcataagctctcgcccactttgagttaaatacgaggtgtctatgaagaaactcttgaccacccgcgttgaggtctttgtgcttcagacaagccgttgtataggtttgcgagcggcgctccgaataagcgaggcaacaatcttgaagaaggtcggacaactctttgctcttgcatgcccggtagaagtttgcacaaaaatgcctcatgcaccatcggtgatgcaagggagcatgcccggggattgcaagctccaccgcattgagaattccttgatgacgatcggagatgacacacacttcctttgagggtggtatgaccctcgtcctcaatatgtggaaaaaccattgccgattatcattgttctcaatctctaccaatgcaaaagccgagtggtactaaacggttgctcgcatcatttgctattgccaccaatagtgtgcccttgtacttgcccagatcaagaaggtaccatccacggctatgacgggcctacaatgttcgaatgccctcgtgcattgcttggaatgaccaaaatgcacggtgaaataccctcactcttttaccatcatgcaatgtcattttggttgcggaaggctcgaccacatgcaccatgcccgggttagttgcggccatcgctaacaacaacctagggactcggttgtatgcttcctcccaatcaccgtacaacatcttgaatgcggcttgtttggccttccatgccttcccgtacttgacgtcgtaggcaaaccagggatttgaccgtatcttgcacggaactaatgctcatgataggaagtgatgatatctccgccgagagcttgtatgcaatgaactcggatgtgagttgacggtggtccgctgcgcatccttgccatcaagcttcggccccggcacatgtgagtggctacacgacttgttatgtgccaagagggcccttttttgaaaggccttgcacggacaacccatgggcaccttttatccacacattttagcgtgtaccgcgtcttcaagtccgagtgaacaacaatgtaagggcgatgatgcttaatggagaactccttcaaccatatcttcaattccaagaaggtatcaaacgtgagccctttagagatcatagacGTCCTAGcttccacatctctcttggatattggcctagctccaagaagtaaacttttgccaccatcaaccacggctccatccgcaagactaacatcacggaacaatggtacccggatatcccgtccggttaccttcttgaagatctcggctctttcggcttccttagccgtgaagccatcctcgtcaacctcctcttcgggtccatcatcatccgagtccgacgcatagcatcgggaataaggaatggagtggtccatctcctcttgcgtccaatatttatccaaatcaccgagattgttgccattcatctcgaaacaatcatcaccatcgtcatgctcgtcatactcattatccaacggaggttgttgggcaatgggagattggacaatgggagattgggtggcttcttcttggctcatgggtggtggacttctctctcgaacgggggaggagggccggttaaggtcaagctcgatacgagcatcaactccaaagccttatcttgtgacccggccaccgtctccttgtaaacggaccaacgttgctcggagttgatacgcattgtcttccaacgggtgtgcattccaaaccccacattatgccttccctctagctcaacaccatcatttggctcattccaattcaactcaaccctaacttgtgctaccacctccgcaaagctagggctaaggtcaaacaccaagtcaacctcttccgagatccggctctatgtttcccttcaagaaagcatccttatccacatgatgaacatgaacaattctttccatccccctagcataatgggaacaacacatacacacatgtgttcattagttaccataatcaacataatctacccatacaaactagcacactaccatttctcctacttcaacaaccctaacatccaaccaaatccatcttcaccctcaaatcaaccaaatccacatctagggtttcacatatagattggagcaaatacacaaaatcaatggatgaaaagaggggggacggaggagattacctcaagcaacgacttgggaacgatctccacggacagatctgacgatttggtggtggatttggtagtggggggagagggaggagagagagagagccggccGCCTCTCGTTCTTGGCCAGAGCGAAGCGAGAGAAAGGAAGAAGCTGGTCGGGGCTGGGCCGGGCGCGCGCGGccaaacttaagtggatgtgtggcgcccttgccaggggcgccacactttcaacgtgtggcgccggcgggagcgacgccacacatgctgccacgtcggatcgggatcaccagctcagcgtcgacggacCACGTCGGACGGGTCTGTGGCGCCAGCgacaggggcgccacactggcatatGTGGCGCCGGTGTGAGGGACGCCACACAAAAagattagattggtgaaatagtttcgccggaggatcagtctgtgcttttctttcagttttgggttatttttgtgcaaatcgccgctAGCACCTAGTTTTCCTCTGCGTGGACGGGGACATCGTCGATAGGAACCTCTATGTTTTTTCAGAGATCGGGACCCATGTTGTCGTCTTCGTCTTTGTCGCGTCCGAGCCGAGTGAGTGCCTGGGCCGCGGCGGCCCTCGAGCCAACCACCGCACTCCACCGTGGCCCATGCCTGAATAAACAAGTATAATCACTCCAGCAAGGCAGCAAGCGCCCTTCGCCGTGTTCGTCCATATATACCCAGCCTTCCGCTTCCTTGACCTCAGCTCAGCTCGGTAACTCGCacccattttcttcagttcttcctcacACCGAAAGCAGCTCCGCACGGCGAAGCTACAGCCTACAGCTAAGCTCCGTCCCGGCCTTGCCAAATACACCATGGCGGCGACCGTGGCCTgcgccttcttcttcgacgctGAGCCGGTCGGCGAGTCCGGTATGCCAGCGCAGGACGCGTGCGCGCTCTGCGCCAAGTCGCTGGCCCGGAACAGCGACATCTTCATGTACAGAGGGGACACCCCCTTCTGCAGCGAGGAGTGCCGCCACCAGCAGATGCGGCTCGACGCCGTCAGCGAGAGGCACGCGGCGCGGAGGCTGCAGCGCTACTCGTCGGCAACAGAGTCCCATCGCGACCAGCGAGAGTCCAGGAATGTGTCAATCGCGAGCTAGTATTGTTAGAAGCAAAGCAACAAGATCGTGTATTTTGAAGAACCGCCAATTTGCGGAGGCTTCTGATGTCTCTGCTGCTCTTGCGTGAGCGTAAGCCGGCGTTGCGCCTCGGCGTCGCCTACGGCTGTAGGGGCAAGGCACGAAGCGTAGTTCCCCGTGTAGCTTTCCCGAGATTTGTCCATGGCGAGCTAATTAAGCTGCGCCGATGGGTACTCTGGGCGTGTTGTGCCCATGGATTGTTTTGTTTTGGTTGGAAacgaaatctatacctaataataaagaaaataaggcttcttgttggtccgtctatTATTGCCCCTATTTCTCGTCAAAATTACAGAAGTTGCCACCGGTTATGTAAAAAACGTTTCGCTCCTTTCGCCCGAGACTGTTGGTACGTCGTATTGTTTTCTCGATGCCAGACCGGGTCAAGTACGCATTGGGCCTCAGCACATGCTCTAGCTGCTTGGCCTGCTCCACCAGCAGGCATCATCAACGATAGGCCtacttctaaaaaaaaaaaaaaaatcaacgatAGGCCTATCCTCAAGATACTTTCAGGAACTCGATTTCCTCCGGATTCGAATCTCTACCGTAGAGATCGCCCTGTGCGCACGAAAATCCACCCATATATACTCCCTCTCCACCACGtgtgattccaacaaaatcgaccACACGAACTCGCCGGAATTTGCTCGACGCGAAGTTCGAAACAGAGTTTTCCGCCAGCAACGGAAATCTTCGATCGACGGATAGCCTCAACGGAGTGGCCACCCTGTCGAAGTGTCGATAACGTCCGATTCGCTGCATCGGCGCCGCTCGTGGCTCATCTGCATGGGCTACGCTGCCTTGGTTGTGCCTTGCTCAGCTCCCTGGCGGGGACAGTCGCCAGCGTCGTCGGAGGCCATTCAGATCGAGTTGGAAGTGGTAGGCTGGTGCTCCACGTATCACCAGCTGAACGGAAACCCGAAGGAACGACCTGCACGGCCGCGCTCTCCTTGGCAAGTTAGAGGATTCATGGATCGATTGGGATGCTTTTTTTGCAAGAGAATTGATGGATTGGTTCTGTCTGGTCGTTGCGCGCGTGTGTTGGATTAAAGGTCTAGGAAGAAGCTGTGCTAGCCTGGGCTGCAGTTAAGCACTCCACAATGCATACACGCGTGTGCTTGCTTGACTTGCTTTTTGCTCGAATGTGACTGAAAAAGATAAGTGACGCGGCGAGTGGTAGGTATTTGTACAAATATCTGTGGCCTGTTAAGAATGCTTCGGTTTTTATGCAGAGACGAGAACCAATTGAAGAAGGAACCCTGCTTTCCTCTTTCTGTTGGATCATATCATCAAAACTGATGAGCTCCAACTCCAAAAGATGACACGCAAGAATGCAAGATTAAATACCTTCAGTCTTCTTCGGTCTTTGTGCCGGTTACCCGATTTATTGAAATACTGTCAGCAAAATGATGTACTGCTGTCCTTGTAAACTAGAGATCACGGTTGTTCTTTCAGAGAGCGTGTGGCATGGAAGGCATTACATCTCCCCCGAGACAGAACGAGGACAAG includes these proteins:
- the LOC124678859 gene encoding FCS-Like Zinc finger 2-like, translating into MAATVACAFFFDAEPVGESGMPAQDACALCAKSLARNSDIFMYRGDTPFCSEECRHQQMRLDAVSERHAARRLQRYSSATESHRDQRESRNVSIAS